One window of the bacterium genome contains the following:
- a CDS encoding co-chaperone GroES, translated as MKIRPIDERVLIKPLKEEERKVGGIIIPDTAKERPQMGEVIEVGDDVEHTDRKQKRMSEVLKKGDHIVYARYGGTEIKMDNEEYLLVSRSDILAVVDQEASAKKGPTGQRFLNP; from the coding sequence ATGAAAATCCGTCCCATTGACGAGCGAGTCCTCATCAAGCCCCTCAAGGAAGAAGAGCGCAAAGTCGGCGGAATCATCATCCCCGACACGGCAAAAGAGCGTCCCCAGATGGGTGAAGTCATCGAAGTCGGCGACGACGTCGAACACACCGATCGCAAGCAGAAGAGAATGTCGGAAGTCCTCAAGAAGGGCGACCACATCGTCTATGCCCGCTACGGCGGCACTGAGATCAAGATGGACAATGAGGAATACCTGCTCGTCAGCCGCAGCGACATCCTCGCCGTTGTGGATCAGGAAGCCAGTGCGAAAAAGGGTCCGACAGGGCAAAGATTTCTCAACCCGTAG
- a CDS encoding outer membrane beta-barrel protein, which translates to MKIRNAILVLALGGWMLGLMSTALAQSDIGFKGIGGRIGYVDPELDYQGTFTIGAVADLGTWIPQLHWDASLCYWSSSYDLGWLTDEFKVTTSDIALRSGVKYHFIEGPWEPYGGGGLGLHFFSVKADWPHDYWGSSSSSETEFGFYIVGGVEHQFNEQWKASGEVQLDWADLDQTNIQINVIYLLGK; encoded by the coding sequence ATGAAAATCAGAAACGCAATTCTTGTTTTGGCATTGGGTGGATGGATGCTGGGCTTGATGTCTACGGCCCTGGCCCAGTCGGACATCGGATTCAAGGGCATCGGCGGCCGGATTGGCTACGTAGATCCCGAATTAGACTATCAGGGAACCTTCACCATCGGTGCCGTCGCCGACTTGGGCACGTGGATTCCCCAGCTTCATTGGGACGCGTCCCTCTGCTATTGGTCCAGCTCGTATGACTTGGGTTGGCTGACGGACGAATTCAAAGTGACCACCAGCGACATCGCCCTCCGCAGCGGCGTGAAATATCACTTCATCGAGGGTCCGTGGGAACCGTACGGCGGCGGCGGTCTCGGTCTGCACTTCTTCTCGGTGAAAGCCGACTGGCCTCATGACTACTGGGGCAGCTCCAGTAGCAGCGAAACCGAATTCGGTTTCTACATCGTCGGCGGTGTGGAGCATCAGTTCAACGAACAGTGGAAGGCCAGCGGGGAAGTCCAACTCGATTGGGCCGACCTCGACCAAACCAACATCCAAATCAACGTCATCTACCTGCTCGGTAAATAG
- a CDS encoding polysaccharide deacetylase family protein, giving the protein MLLPVANSLQRLWTSHVLLYHSTFARVPDRLRQGLHNVTPEQLYRQIRWLKRHFDIVSVDDFFRRYRTGRVAITFDDAYTCVFTEAAAVLESLKVPFTVFVNGCSLEGKAFWRDKIRFLINRGLVAKFLDFLAPLADDARLMTVENFYRVTKDPRVSSRRLDLHVDRFLEQENIRFEEMSFCVNDSSLLRTNPLCTLGSHTYHHYVLSSLTDDEQENDIRRNLQLLQGLNVPLSRVFSIPFGGDEDFNSVTLRLIRKYGYEGFLYSRNRLNSRKLLQIPVNAEFLPAAERYMVEPEYNRFHFHLFKLAVKSVLRR; this is encoded by the coding sequence ATGCTGCTGCCCGTCGCCAATTCCCTGCAAAGGCTGTGGACGTCGCACGTGCTGCTCTACCATTCCACGTTCGCGCGCGTCCCCGACCGTCTGCGGCAGGGACTGCACAACGTCACTCCCGAACAACTGTACCGGCAGATCCGCTGGCTGAAGCGGCACTTCGATATCGTCAGCGTGGACGACTTTTTCCGCCGCTATCGCACCGGCCGGGTGGCCATCACCTTCGACGACGCCTATACCTGCGTCTTCACCGAGGCCGCCGCCGTTCTCGAATCGCTGAAGGTCCCGTTCACCGTCTTTGTCAACGGCTGCTCCCTCGAAGGCAAAGCGTTCTGGCGCGACAAGATTCGCTTCCTGATCAACCGCGGACTCGTCGCCAAGTTCCTCGATTTCTTGGCTCCTCTCGCGGACGACGCGCGGCTCATGACGGTCGAGAACTTCTACCGCGTCACCAAGGACCCGCGCGTGAGCAGCCGCCGCCTTGACCTGCACGTGGATCGTTTTCTCGAACAGGAAAATATCCGTTTCGAGGAAATGTCTTTTTGCGTCAATGATTCTTCCCTGCTTCGGACAAATCCGCTGTGCACGCTGGGCAGCCACACCTATCACCACTATGTCCTGTCGTCCCTCACCGACGACGAACAAGAGAACGATATTCGCCGCAATCTCCAGCTCCTGCAGGGACTGAACGTTCCTCTGTCGCGAGTCTTCTCGATTCCCTTTGGTGGAGATGAGGATTTCAACTCCGTCACCCTCCGGTTGATTCGCAAGTACGGATACGAGGGATTCCTCTACTCGCGCAACCGGCTCAACTCGCGGAAGCTTCTCCAGATTCCCGTGAATGCAGAATTTCTCCCCGCCGCCGAACGCTACATGGTCGAGCCGGAGTACAATAGGTTTCACTTCCATCTCTTCAAACTCGCCGTCAAATCCGTCCTCCGCCGCTAA
- a CDS encoding formyl transferase, giving the protein MRIVILTHNSDRHFYFVNRIVEETGMVVGIVTGAKRSVKKNGGLSGILKDKNLKSRLRNAALNRIFRGCNRQLQAEKAAAESEAFGGSKERFLERHRDLVLAEVGAPYPSVNDPHYVEIIRRARPDAIVIMGTCLVRKKIIESAPHVINIHTGLSPYYRGGMTNLWPIVLGEYGYFGVTIHRISLGIDSGDIIYTARPEIRPDDTYGTINSRCIQLGTDLMIQAIRRLAAGEMRAMPQWTKGKLFFDRDMNGWIACRYLRNRRRFLEEYCRRQTAGELDDVRLVNSGL; this is encoded by the coding sequence GTGCGAATCGTGATTCTTACCCACAACTCCGACCGCCATTTCTACTTCGTGAACCGAATTGTCGAAGAAACCGGGATGGTCGTGGGGATTGTTACGGGGGCCAAACGTTCCGTCAAGAAAAACGGCGGACTTAGCGGAATACTGAAGGACAAAAACCTGAAATCCCGGCTGCGAAACGCCGCCTTGAATCGCATCTTCCGCGGCTGCAACCGGCAGCTGCAAGCCGAAAAAGCCGCCGCCGAGTCGGAAGCGTTCGGCGGATCGAAAGAACGTTTCCTCGAACGGCATCGCGATCTCGTGCTGGCCGAGGTCGGAGCGCCCTATCCGTCCGTGAATGATCCCCACTACGTGGAGATCATCCGCCGCGCCCGGCCCGACGCCATCGTGATTATGGGAACCTGTCTGGTCCGCAAGAAGATCATCGAATCGGCTCCCCACGTCATAAACATCCACACCGGACTCTCCCCCTACTATCGCGGCGGGATGACCAACCTCTGGCCGATTGTCCTTGGGGAGTACGGCTACTTCGGCGTGACCATCCACCGCATTTCGCTGGGCATTGACTCGGGCGACATCATCTACACCGCGCGGCCGGAAATCCGTCCCGACGACACCTACGGAACCATCAACAGCCGCTGCATTCAGTTGGGAACGGATCTCATGATTCAGGCGATCCGCCGTCTCGCCGCCGGTGAAATGAGGGCCATGCCGCAGTGGACCAAGGGAAAACTCTTTTTCGACCGCGACATGAACGGCTGGATCGCCTGCCGCTACCTGCGGAATCGCCGGCGGTTTCTCGAAGAGTACTGCCGCCGACAAACGGCTGGCGAATTGGACGACGTGAGACTGGTCAATAGCGGACTTTAA
- a CDS encoding chorismate-binding protein has translation MKTGTGLRYLAIAHELERSWLFDAFAAPNPTLLPAFLWSDRDGGDVWLGMGWAGVYPTLEACRAALAGVEFFGDPCGLYPRCFCVVGFEPGEDLLMPWNGFQSRLYVLPEVLVRQQGDRAGFLVIRPILPSVTAAEAEIECSCRVAEVRVVLENRQDRTHRVIRAGGENLSRTEWRKGERTIHDHILAGEAEKVVLARSIWRDTAGEWSVPLILDRLALGSDGCYLYGHRLSGDCFLGASPERLFRQSGNEITADSLAGTRPRGDDMEQDEQLAKDLLGSEKERAEQQHVTSFLRDRMAGLCDKVTADDEPKARRLTAVQHLHTEVRGQTKSGTRLDDVLETLHPTPAVCGVPRENARGIIANLETMPRGLFTGAMGWVDRDEAEFAVMIRAALISGARATLFAGAGIVKDSNPDAEWDETELKMQPLLRALEG, from the coding sequence ATGAAGACCGGAACCGGCCTCCGCTATCTGGCGATTGCCCACGAACTGGAACGGTCGTGGCTATTCGATGCGTTCGCCGCCCCCAACCCGACTTTGCTGCCCGCGTTTCTGTGGAGCGACCGCGACGGTGGAGACGTCTGGCTGGGTATGGGCTGGGCGGGAGTATATCCGACTCTGGAAGCGTGCCGGGCGGCGCTGGCGGGAGTGGAGTTTTTCGGTGATCCTTGCGGGCTTTATCCGCGCTGCTTTTGTGTCGTGGGATTCGAGCCGGGCGAGGACCTGCTGATGCCGTGGAACGGGTTTCAGTCACGGTTGTACGTGCTGCCCGAGGTGTTGGTGCGACAGCAGGGGGATCGGGCCGGTTTTCTGGTCATTCGTCCGATTCTTCCGAGCGTTACGGCGGCGGAGGCGGAAATCGAGTGCAGTTGCCGCGTGGCCGAGGTTCGGGTGGTATTGGAGAATCGGCAGGATCGAACGCATCGCGTGATCCGCGCGGGCGGAGAAAATTTATCGCGAACGGAATGGCGGAAGGGCGAGCGAACGATTCACGATCACATCCTTGCGGGCGAAGCGGAGAAAGTGGTGCTCGCTCGCAGCATTTGGCGGGACACGGCTGGGGAGTGGAGCGTTCCGCTGATTCTGGATCGTCTGGCCTTGGGCAGCGACGGCTGCTATCTCTACGGTCATCGTTTGAGCGGCGATTGTTTTCTGGGAGCTTCTCCGGAGCGGCTGTTCCGGCAAAGTGGAAATGAGATCACCGCCGACAGTCTTGCGGGAACGAGGCCGCGGGGAGATGACATGGAGCAGGATGAGCAACTTGCCAAAGATCTCTTGGGTTCGGAGAAGGAACGTGCCGAGCAACAACACGTGACCTCGTTTCTTCGGGATCGGATGGCCGGGCTTTGTGATAAGGTGACAGCCGACGACGAGCCGAAAGCGCGGCGTCTGACCGCGGTTCAACACCTGCACACCGAAGTCAGGGGGCAGACAAAATCCGGGACCCGGCTCGACGACGTTCTTGAGACGCTGCATCCGACTCCGGCCGTGTGCGGTGTTCCCCGCGAAAATGCGCGGGGGATCATCGCGAATTTGGAGACGATGCCGCGCGGTCTGTTCACGGGAGCGATGGGATGGGTGGACCGTGATGAAGCCGAGTTTGCCGTGATGATCCGCGCGGCCTTGATCTCGGGCGCGCGCGCGACACTTTTCGCGGGAGCAGGGATCGTGAAGGACTCCAATCCCGACGCCGAATGGGACGAAACGGAGTTGAAGATGCAGCCGCTGCTGCGGGCATTGGAAGGATAA
- the menD gene encoding 2-succinyl-5-enolpyruvyl-6-hydroxy-3-cyclohexene-1-carboxylic-acid synthase, whose product MNPVNVNLLHASVLIGELAKYGARRAVISPGSRSAPLAVAAHSFPGLKTYTILDERSAAFFALGLSKADGKPVILICTSGTAAANYFPAVIEASRWGVLLVVLTADRPAALRQTGAPQTIDQTHLYGNFVRFFADVPEAKLDIERCRAVQSIAAEACAAATGSNPGPVHLNVPLDEPLAPIPESATEVKRLWTALRDEATERPAPRIETEPPEGAMRPVRQLVTESLCGLIVAGPGAASSFEEAEPIFHLARKLGWPLLADVVSGVRLFDEPVAPFYDFFLRTEELAALAPDVVLHLGGFPTSKMLAQYLDRHRAAQTFRIGRSFQAGDPLFREGMFIESSPAIFCRELAKRLGPSRDSLLLEPFQRASRLVSEELEHVTRESNDDCEALVTLAALNALKEEWNIVLASSLPVRYGDALFATQGRLHRVYGLRGVNGIDGTLSHAAGIATASGRPTLLVTGDLALVTI is encoded by the coding sequence GTGAACCCGGTCAACGTGAATTTGCTGCACGCTTCTGTTTTGATCGGCGAGCTCGCCAAGTACGGAGCGCGGAGGGCGGTGATTTCTCCCGGATCGCGTTCGGCGCCGCTGGCGGTGGCAGCTCACTCGTTTCCCGGACTTAAGACCTATACGATTCTCGACGAGCGCTCGGCGGCGTTTTTCGCGTTGGGACTTTCCAAGGCGGACGGCAAGCCGGTGATTCTGATTTGCACGTCGGGTACGGCGGCGGCGAATTATTTTCCGGCGGTGATCGAAGCCAGCCGCTGGGGTGTGCTGCTGGTCGTTCTCACGGCCGATCGGCCCGCTGCGCTCCGTCAAACCGGCGCACCGCAGACGATTGACCAGACTCATCTCTACGGCAATTTCGTTCGTTTCTTCGCCGACGTTCCGGAAGCGAAACTGGATATCGAAAGATGTCGCGCGGTGCAGAGTATTGCAGCAGAGGCGTGCGCGGCAGCGACGGGATCGAATCCGGGGCCGGTTCATCTGAATGTGCCGCTGGATGAACCGCTGGCGCCGATTCCCGAGAGCGCGACGGAAGTTAAACGATTGTGGACGGCGCTGCGTGACGAAGCGACCGAGCGGCCCGCGCCACGCATCGAGACCGAGCCGCCGGAAGGCGCGATGCGGCCGGTACGACAACTTGTCACCGAATCGTTGTGCGGGCTGATCGTAGCCGGACCGGGAGCGGCATCGTCGTTTGAGGAAGCGGAGCCGATTTTCCATCTCGCGCGCAAGCTCGGATGGCCGCTCCTCGCGGACGTGGTTTCGGGAGTGCGTTTGTTCGACGAGCCGGTCGCGCCGTTTTACGATTTCTTCCTCCGCACGGAAGAACTGGCCGCGCTCGCGCCGGACGTGGTGCTGCATCTGGGAGGATTTCCTACCTCGAAGATGCTCGCGCAGTATCTGGATCGTCACCGCGCCGCGCAGACGTTCCGAATCGGTCGGTCGTTTCAAGCGGGTGATCCACTGTTCCGCGAGGGAATGTTCATCGAGTCCAGCCCGGCGATTTTCTGTCGAGAACTTGCCAAGCGACTTGGTCCGAGCCGTGACTCGCTGCTGCTTGAACCTTTTCAAAGAGCTTCCCGCCTGGTGAGCGAAGAGCTGGAGCATGTTACCCGCGAGAGTAACGACGATTGTGAAGCGCTTGTGACTCTGGCGGCGCTGAACGCTCTCAAGGAAGAGTGGAATATCGTGCTGGCGAGTAGTTTGCCGGTTCGTTATGGGGATGCACTTTTCGCTACGCAGGGCCGCCTTCACCGCGTGTATGGTCTGCGGGGAGTCAACGGAATTGACGGAACCTTGTCGCACGCGGCGGGGATTGCGACGGCATCGGGCAGGCCGACGCTGCTCGTCACCGGCGATCTGGCGCTCGTTACGATCTGA